The nucleotide sequence AGCCCCATTGGCAGCTCGTCGGTCATCCTGGATCAGAAGATCCTGTGCAATCTGGATGATATGCGGGCGCACCTTGGGGCAGAAGCATGCGCTGCACTGCTCTCCTTCGATCGAGCGGCCAAGGATATGGTGAGCCCATTGGAGTATTACGCGGGCGACCCTGCCGCGTCGCCCCAGACCTCGCGCTTCGATGCGCTCTTGGAAAAGATTCGCCCGGCCGCGACACGTCGTTACATCGAGACGCTGATCCATAGCGATCTCGCGACCGAGCCGGAGCGAACGAGCGTCGAGTACGGAATGCACAATTATTTGATGAATGATCCCAGTTACATGCAACTGTATCGCATCGGCGGGGGCAACGAGCGGTTGCCCGAGGAGCTGGCGCGACGGATCAGCGCCACCGTGCGGTTGAATCACGTGGTGACCGAAATCGGCCGGGGAGCGGATGGCAAGCTCGTGGTGGCGCATGATCATCGTGGGGTATTGGGCGAGGATTCGTTTGATTTCGTGATCATCGCGCTGCCGCACAATTACCTGACGCACCTCCAATTCCGCGGTGAACGCCTTGCAGAAGCAATGCGAGCACATTGCGCACACTACGATCATCCGGCGCATTATTTGAGAATGACGTTGCTGTTCGAACGGCCCTTTTGGCGAGCCAAGCTGGACGACGCGTTCTTCATGCTGGATCGGTTTGGCGGGTGCTGTTTGTATGACGAGGGGACGCGGGCGCCGGAAATGACATACGGCGTGCTCGGTTGGCTCTTGGGTGGACAGCCCGCGCTGGAAATGAGCGCGCTCGACGATGCGACGCTGATTGCGGCGGCGCTGGAGTCATTGCCTGATTTCTTGGCCGAAGGCCGGCAATGGTTTCGGGAAGGCCGGGTTCATCGCTGGCCATACGCCGTGAACGCGATTCCGGGCGGAATTACGCCGCGTGCCCGAAACCTGCAACATCAACCGGAACCCGTGGGACATCCGGACCTATTCGTCGTCGGTGACTACTTGTTCGACTCGACGCTCAACGGAGTCCTGGATTCGGCTGAATACGTAGCAGAGTGGTTGGCTTCTCGAATCATCGACAATTAACCGAGCGAGCAAATCATGCATACCCAAAGTACACCGCCGAAAAAGCAAACTTCGCCCGCATCCATTCAATTGCTGCAGGGTTTGCCCGACGGCGCGGAAATCCAGCAAGTGGCATTCGTCACCCGGGCTGACACGGCACAGATGACGCTCATGGAATTCAATGAGCCTCACGCGTGCCACGCGGTATTGGTGAAAGGCTCTGCCGCAGAGCCTCCTGCCGACGTGACGATGTTGATCGTGCCGACGAGCGATCACGAGGATCCCGAGGTTTTGGCGAATGTTTGGAATTGGGTCGAGCCGGGGGTTCCGCAAGAGCTTCGGCGCGGAATTTTGATCATGCTTTGGGGAGCGCGGGTCATTTGGTCCCCAGGGCGCGCGGGGCTCATTGCTTCGGCCGATCGAATGGAGGCGCTGCGTCACGCGGTCGTCGATTTTTCATTTCACGATGGGGAAACTCGCAAGATCGAAGCGGAGCTTGCTCGGATTTGGCCCCATCTGGAAACCGATACGCCGCTCGCATTTCGGTTCGACACGCAAGCAATGGCGAAACGAGACGAGCTTGCGCAGCGATTCCAGCAGGTCGTCGGCCTGCGCGCGCGTTTGGCCCGGATCGATCCCGTCATTCACCAGCCGCCGATCCATCCTCCAACATTGGCCAGCCAATTGAACGAGCGCCTGAAAGAACGGGCGCAGCTATCCGAACGAATGGAATTCGTCGACGAACAGCTCGAGCTCCTCGCGGGGGTCTACGAGATGTGCGGCCACCGCTCGAGCGAATTCGTGATCGCTCAGAAAGAGGCCCGTTTGAACTGGATCATCATCATCCTTCTGGCGACGGAGACGCTGGCACTCATCGTTGATTTGCTCGCTGCAAACGGGATTTGACCCATGCGCTATTTGTCGATCGACATCCTCCGCACCGTGGCCATTTTCGTCATGGTGCAGGTGCATTTCGTGGGAAACCTTTCGGGGTTTCACCATCCGGGCCCGGCCGGCTTCGGGGCGCCACTCTTCGCTTTTCTCCTGGGTGTCAGCTACTTTTTGTGGCTCGAGAATCCGCGCGTGCGCAAAACGAAGGATTCAGAGATCAGCAAGATCTCCATTCGTCGCGGGTTGTTTTTGTTCGGCGTGGGTATCCTGTTCAATGTCTTCGTCTGGCTCCCCGAGGACGCGTTCATCTGGGACATTTTGACGTTTCTCGGCGTGGGGTTGATCGTCCTGAATGGTGCCCGCAAATTGCCGAGCTCCATTCTGTTGATGATATGCGCCGTGATCTTCGTCATCAGTCCCACTCTACGAGTTCTCACTGAATACCCTGCGTACTGGACGAGCAACACGTTCGATTTCGATCTGACGCTGTCCGACGTGCTGTTGGGCTTCCTCGTCAATGGGTATTTCCCAATCTTTCCGTGGATTGTTTATCCCATTGTGGGGTTCGTGGTTACTTCGCGCTTGATGCCCCCCGATACCACTTGCCCGCCCGCCACGCTCAATCGATTGACGTATATCGGCGTTGGTCTGCTCGGAGCGTGGATCGCGGCGACGTTGCTTCGTCCTCATAGCCCGTCGATTGTGCAAAACATCTGGCTCGAAGGCTGGAGGATGTTTCCGGCATCCGTCGAGTACATGCTGGGCACTCTGGGCCTAGCCATCACGGCGTTTACGCTGCTGCATCGTTGGGTCGACGCCACTTCCGTCATTCCCAAAGACAGCAAACTCGCGCAGGTCTTTACGATATTTGGTCCGCGCGCCCTTTCGGTCTATGTGTTGCACCATTTGGTCCACATCTGGCCGCTCTGGATTTATGGCATGGTCACGGGGCCCGAGCCGACCGCGCATTGGCAGAAAGCATTGCCAATCACGGTATCCTGGCCGTTGGCCTTCGTATTTCTCGGGCTCTGCTACTGGCTCCTGCAATGGATGACACGAACCGGTAAGCCCGGAATGGAGACACTGATGCGCTGGCTTTGCGATTGATGCGGTTGTCCGGCGTGCCGAAACCACGCCATCGAGCGACAGGAGGAGTGACGAATATGAAAATCCTCGTCATGGGAGGCACTCGCTTCAATGGGTATCATTTGGTGCGCGAATTGGTGAACGGCGGGCACGACGTCACCGTCCTCAATCGCGGCATCACCCCCGTCGTGCTCCCGCGGCAGGTCCGGCGCCTGTATGCCGATCGCAAAAACCACAACCAATTGAAAGAAGCTCTAGGCAACGAGGAATTCGACTGCGTTCAGGATATCAGCGCCTATACGCTGGACGACGTGCAAAGCATGGTCGAAATCTTCGAAGGCCGCACGGATCATTATATCTTCGCCAGCACGACCACCGTGTATGCGCCCTCCAAAATCATGCCGCTCACCGAGGACGCGCCCGTCGAGCTCGGGCCGCTGCAGCAAGATTATGGGCGCAACAAAATCATGTGCGAGCGTTTTCTCTTG is from Polyangiaceae bacterium and encodes:
- a CDS encoding FAD-dependent oxidoreductase, which codes for MKRISIIGGGPGGLMTAYLLQKTANSPMNLTLFEASNRLGGKIHTSRFQALPAQYEAGAAEFYDYSPVDDDPLKALIAELGLSISPIGSSSVILDQKILCNLDDMRAHLGAEACAALLSFDRAAKDMVSPLEYYAGDPAASPQTSRFDALLEKIRPAATRRYIETLIHSDLATEPERTSVEYGMHNYLMNDPSYMQLYRIGGGNERLPEELARRISATVRLNHVVTEIGRGADGKLVVAHDHRGVLGEDSFDFVIIALPHNYLTHLQFRGERLAEAMRAHCAHYDHPAHYLRMTLLFERPFWRAKLDDAFFMLDRFGGCCLYDEGTRAPEMTYGVLGWLLGGQPALEMSALDDATLIAAALESLPDFLAEGRQWFREGRVHRWPYAVNAIPGGITPRARNLQHQPEPVGHPDLFVVGDYLFDSTLNGVLDSAEYVAEWLASRIIDN
- a CDS encoding DUF1624 domain-containing protein, whose amino-acid sequence is MRYLSIDILRTVAIFVMVQVHFVGNLSGFHHPGPAGFGAPLFAFLLGVSYFLWLENPRVRKTKDSEISKISIRRGLFLFGVGILFNVFVWLPEDAFIWDILTFLGVGLIVLNGARKLPSSILLMICAVIFVISPTLRVLTEYPAYWTSNTFDFDLTLSDVLLGFLVNGYFPIFPWIVYPIVGFVVTSRLMPPDTTCPPATLNRLTYIGVGLLGAWIAATLLRPHSPSIVQNIWLEGWRMFPASVEYMLGTLGLAITAFTLLHRWVDATSVIPKDSKLAQVFTIFGPRALSVYVLHHLVHIWPLWIYGMVTGPEPTAHWQKALPITVSWPLAFVFLGLCYWLLQWMTRTGKPGMETLMRWLCD